The following proteins are encoded in a genomic region of Phycisphaera sp.:
- the yidD gene encoding membrane protein insertion efficiency factor YidD yields the protein MHTPDHDGPRPWRSTPLRRLAIAPFVLPIRAYRLTLSPFLGGQCRFEPTCSHYALDAYHTHGPLKGTRLTIWRLLRCQPFGKGGYDPVPPADRAAGGQARPGSRPNRPSQG from the coding sequence ATGCACACGCCGGACCATGACGGCCCCCGCCCCTGGCGCTCGACCCCTCTGCGCCGCCTGGCCATCGCACCCTTCGTGCTGCCCATCCGGGCCTACCGCCTCACGCTGAGCCCGTTCCTGGGCGGCCAATGCCGCTTCGAGCCCACGTGCAGCCACTACGCGCTGGACGCCTACCACACCCACGGCCCCCTCAAAGGCACGCGGCTGACGATCTGGCGACTGCTGCGCTGCCAGCCGTTCGGCAAGGGCGGCTACGACCCGGTGCCTCCGGCCGATCGAGCTGCGGGCGGCCAGGCGAGACCGGGTTCTCGGCCCAACCGTCCTAGTCAGGGCTAA
- a CDS encoding PAS domain S-box protein has product MESNRAILASRESLRVTLASIGDGVITTDAKGRVVFLNPVAEALTGWATKQAAGKPLDDVFRIVHEQTRTEVENPALRALREGRIVGLANNTILIARDGTERPIDDSAAPIPNPAGEIAGAVLVFRDISERNTHERLVGDALDYATNIIDTLRHGFLVLDADLRVVSANRAFYRVFATNPGATVGRLVYELGDGQWNIPALRNLLERVLPDNGVMEDFVVEHDFPGMGTRVMALNARKVRKPGNGSRLILLVIEDISQRRREERALTETRSRLDLALSAAEIATWEYDIVRNVVKGDANLSRLFGIDATAVNGTPLEAYTSVIHPDDRQRVEGHIAEAIGGGDAFESEYRVLAHGETRHVLARGRVRRDKAGRAVSLPGVALDITARKEAERALLASERQRRLALDAANLGTWHVNPAGMSLETDARFREIFGVTDGDLPYEAAMGIIHPDDREHVQEAVAAAMDPQNPAPYDSEYRIVLADGSVRWVHAKGRANVVQGAHGPELDSFDGTLADVTERILMRQKINEQALSLADESRRKDEFLAMLSHELRNPLAPIRSAAHVLKANAQPGEPPVHQQAREIIERQVGTLTRLVDDLLEVARVISGRIHLQRAVVDLGQIVRHAVETMSPTIEQRGHTLRLTVSDDPGRTDPARIGPGQQAWVHADATRLEEVLTNLLGNAAKYTPPGGAIEVECEVECQAERGSVPGSAGEPDGPTAVVRVRDNGIGIDPQHLRTVFELFAQADHSLDRAQGGLGVGLSLASRLVELHGGTIEALSPAPGREAGSEFVVRLPMVDRPPAPRGPTPAGRAAPAPAGAPSTPTGKPSVLVVDDNTDLVAMLAAALKQEGYSVRTAYTGLDGLAMARRWRPGVVLLDIGLPGMDGYEVASVLRADTASFGPGGYAGRMVALTGYSRDTDVRKATAAGFDAHLAKPYDFDELEALMQDTRDTAP; this is encoded by the coding sequence ATGGAATCCAATCGAGCAATCCTGGCGTCGCGTGAGTCCCTCCGGGTCACACTGGCCAGCATCGGTGACGGCGTCATCACGACCGACGCCAAGGGCCGCGTGGTCTTTCTCAACCCCGTGGCCGAAGCGCTGACCGGCTGGGCCACCAAGCAAGCCGCCGGGAAGCCTCTGGACGACGTGTTCCGCATCGTGCACGAGCAGACCCGCACCGAGGTGGAAAACCCCGCCCTGCGGGCCCTGCGTGAGGGGAGGATCGTTGGCCTGGCCAACAACACGATCCTGATCGCCCGGGACGGCACCGAGCGGCCCATCGACGATTCGGCGGCACCCATCCCGAACCCGGCCGGTGAGATCGCCGGGGCCGTGCTGGTCTTCCGCGATATCAGCGAGCGTAATACGCACGAGCGGCTCGTGGGTGACGCCCTCGACTACGCCACGAACATCATCGACACCCTCCGCCACGGCTTCCTGGTGCTCGACGCCGATCTGCGGGTGGTCTCGGCCAATCGGGCGTTCTATCGGGTCTTTGCGACCAACCCCGGGGCGACCGTGGGACGATTGGTGTACGAACTGGGCGATGGGCAATGGAACATCCCGGCGCTGCGAAACCTGCTCGAGCGGGTCCTGCCCGACAACGGGGTGATGGAGGACTTCGTCGTCGAGCACGACTTCCCGGGCATGGGGACTAGGGTCATGGCCCTCAACGCCCGGAAGGTGCGCAAGCCCGGCAACGGCTCGCGGCTGATCCTGCTGGTCATCGAGGACATCAGCCAGCGCAGGCGGGAAGAACGGGCCCTGACCGAGACTCGGTCCCGCCTGGATTTGGCGCTCAGCGCCGCCGAGATCGCCACCTGGGAGTACGACATCGTGCGCAATGTCGTGAAGGGCGACGCGAATCTCTCGCGCCTCTTCGGTATCGACGCGACGGCGGTCAACGGCACGCCGCTCGAGGCCTACACCTCCGTCATCCATCCCGACGATCGCCAGCGTGTCGAGGGGCACATCGCCGAGGCGATCGGGGGGGGCGACGCGTTCGAGAGCGAGTACCGCGTGTTGGCCCACGGCGAGACCCGCCACGTGCTGGCCCGCGGCCGAGTGCGTCGCGACAAGGCCGGCCGCGCGGTCAGCCTGCCGGGGGTGGCCCTGGACATCACCGCACGCAAGGAGGCCGAGCGGGCGCTGCTGGCCAGCGAGCGCCAGCGCCGGCTGGCGCTCGACGCGGCGAACCTGGGCACCTGGCACGTCAATCCGGCGGGCATGTCCCTGGAGACCGACGCGCGGTTCCGCGAGATCTTCGGCGTGACCGATGGCGATCTGCCCTACGAGGCCGCGATGGGGATTATCCATCCCGACGACCGCGAGCACGTGCAGGAAGCCGTCGCGGCGGCGATGGACCCCCAGAACCCGGCGCCCTACGACTCGGAGTACCGCATCGTGCTCGCCGACGGCTCGGTGCGTTGGGTCCACGCCAAGGGGCGGGCCAACGTCGTCCAAGGGGCGCACGGGCCCGAGCTGGACAGCTTCGATGGCACGCTGGCCGACGTCACCGAGCGGATCCTGATGCGGCAGAAGATCAACGAGCAGGCGCTGTCGCTGGCCGACGAATCGCGGCGCAAGGACGAGTTCCTGGCCATGCTCAGCCACGAGCTGCGCAACCCCCTGGCGCCCATCCGCTCGGCGGCCCACGTGCTCAAGGCCAACGCCCAGCCCGGCGAGCCGCCGGTGCACCAACAGGCCCGCGAGATCATCGAGCGGCAGGTGGGCACCCTCACCCGGCTGGTCGACGACCTGCTGGAGGTCGCCCGGGTGATCAGCGGCCGCATCCACCTCCAGCGCGCCGTCGTGGACCTCGGCCAGATCGTGCGGCACGCCGTGGAGACCATGTCGCCCACGATCGAGCAGCGCGGCCACACCCTGCGGCTGACGGTGTCCGACGATCCCGGGCGGACCGATCCGGCCCGGATCGGGCCGGGCCAGCAAGCCTGGGTCCACGCCGACGCCACACGCCTGGAAGAGGTCCTGACCAACCTGCTGGGCAACGCGGCCAAGTACACCCCGCCGGGGGGAGCCATCGAGGTCGAGTGCGAAGTCGAGTGCCAAGCCGAGCGGGGGAGCGTGCCAGGGAGCGCGGGCGAGCCGGACGGCCCCACGGCCGTCGTGCGCGTGCGCGACAACGGGATAGGCATTGATCCGCAGCACCTGCGGACCGTCTTCGAGCTGTTCGCCCAGGCCGACCACTCGCTGGACCGCGCCCAGGGCGGGCTGGGCGTCGGCCTCTCGCTGGCCAGCCGCCTGGTGGAGCTGCACGGCGGCACCATCGAGGCGCTCAGCCCGGCGCCCGGCCGCGAAGCCGGCAGCGAGTTCGTGGTGCGCCTGCCGATGGTGGACCGGCCCCCGGCCCCCCGGGGCCCGACCCCGGCCGGCCGGGCAGCCCCCGCCCCAGCCGGTGCCCCCAGCACCCCAACGGGCAAGCCCAGCGTGCTCGTGGTCGACGACAACACCGACCTGGTCGCCATGCTGGCCGCCGCGCTCAAGCAGGAGGGGTATTCCGTTCGGACCGCCTACACGGGCCTCGACGGCCTGGCGATGGCCCGCCGGTGGCGCCCCGGCGTGGTGCTGCTGGACATCGGCCTGCCCGGCATGGACGGCTACGAGGTGGCCTCGGTCCTCCGGGCCGACACGGCCAGCTTCGGCCCCGGCGGCTACGCAGGGCGGATGGTCGCCCTGACGGGCTACAGCCGCGACACCGACGTGCGGAAGGCCACGGCCGCGGGCTTCGACGCCCACCTGGCCAAGCCGTACGACTTCGACGAGCTCGAGGCGCTCATGCAAGACACGCGGGACACGGCGCCATGA
- the rnpA gene encoding ribonuclease P protein component produces MPLTFRPRHRLTHAREFQAVYAARCRKSAGLLTVHASPNHLPEPRLGLSVGKKVGKAHDRVAAKRALREAFRHIQHELPTWEVGHESGRYDMIIQVRPHERLPAAEYQRLLLELASACHEVWAKRLARGERPQGWPDAHAGP; encoded by the coding sequence GTGCCCCTCACCTTCCGCCCCCGACACCGCCTCACCCACGCGCGAGAGTTCCAGGCGGTCTACGCCGCCCGGTGCCGCAAGAGCGCGGGGCTGCTGACGGTGCATGCCAGCCCCAATCACCTGCCCGAGCCGCGGCTGGGGCTCAGCGTGGGCAAGAAGGTCGGCAAGGCCCACGACCGCGTGGCCGCCAAGCGGGCGCTACGCGAGGCCTTTCGCCATATTCAGCACGAGCTGCCGACGTGGGAAGTGGGGCATGAGTCAGGCCGCTACGACATGATCATCCAGGTCCGCCCCCACGAGCGATTGCCCGCCGCCGAGTACCAGCGGCTGCTGCTCGAACTGGCGAGCGCCTGCCACGAGGTGTGGGCCAAGCGACTCGCCCGCGGCGAGCGGCCCCAAGGATGGCCAGATGCACACGCCGGACCATGA
- a CDS encoding integrin alpha, protein MPQAPDRRSILLATLAGMAGSWSAFADPQDDPLAEPFPAVFDLSTLDGTTGFALEGVAAGDSAGLAVAAATDINGDGIADAMIGAPFVGGADGPGEAYLVFGRGTPWPARVGLADLDGETGARLFTSRPTAWGDRLGFAVAGAGDINGDGFGDALVGAPFTWPGNPYEGPYPMGVSYTIFGREDAGGAFPASIDVATLGGNDGFAVFGPCIFAESGSAVAGGADINGDGVDDVAIGAAGAFEGYCYGDSYVLFGRSAPGGGAFPESLGADDLDGSSGFVFNSIWYANGGGTSTAVGDVNGDGLADAVFGTPREYTIAPSHAYDELTGATYVIFGRDTTAGERFPDQLDRDDLDGDLGIQLVGSGELAGSGSAVAVVGDINGDGIDDLAIGEPGRESGDTERSRGAVLVVFGRPGLAPLIDLIDPGEGEGFRLNGAAVGDLLGTRVAGAGDVNGDGYDDLIATDIHGAHVLFGRDTASSGGFPDVMNVTELDGVLGFTIRGSVGIDSIAGRADLNGDGRDDLLLGLAGASPGGRDGAGEVAVVFGRGALSCRVDMDGDGAVTIFDFLVFQNLFQDGDLLADFDGDGALTIFDFLAFQNEFDIGCP, encoded by the coding sequence ATGCCGCAGGCCCCAGACCGCCGTTCGATCCTGCTCGCGACGCTTGCTGGCATGGCCGGTTCGTGGTCGGCGTTTGCAGACCCACAAGACGATCCGCTGGCCGAGCCATTCCCCGCCGTGTTCGATCTGAGCACGCTCGACGGCACGACTGGTTTCGCGCTCGAGGGCGTGGCGGCTGGCGATTCGGCTGGGTTGGCGGTCGCGGCGGCGACCGACATCAACGGCGATGGGATCGCCGACGCGATGATCGGCGCGCCGTTCGTTGGCGGGGCCGATGGGCCGGGCGAGGCGTACCTGGTCTTCGGTCGCGGCACGCCGTGGCCGGCGCGCGTGGGCCTGGCCGACCTCGATGGCGAAACCGGTGCGCGGCTGTTCACCTCGCGACCCACGGCATGGGGCGACCGCCTTGGCTTCGCGGTTGCCGGCGCGGGCGACATCAACGGTGACGGCTTCGGCGATGCGCTCGTGGGCGCGCCCTTCACCTGGCCGGGCAACCCCTACGAGGGGCCCTACCCGATGGGTGTGTCGTACACCATCTTCGGACGCGAAGATGCGGGTGGGGCGTTCCCGGCGTCCATCGACGTCGCGACGCTCGGAGGGAACGACGGCTTTGCCGTGTTCGGGCCGTGCATCTTCGCCGAAAGCGGGTCGGCGGTGGCCGGCGGCGCCGACATCAACGGCGACGGCGTGGACGACGTAGCCATCGGAGCGGCGGGGGCATTCGAGGGCTACTGCTACGGCGACAGCTACGTGCTCTTCGGTCGCAGCGCTCCTGGCGGTGGCGCGTTCCCCGAATCGCTCGGCGCGGACGACCTCGATGGCAGCAGCGGATTCGTCTTCAACTCGATCTGGTACGCCAACGGGGGCGGCACCTCGACGGCAGTGGGCGACGTGAACGGCGATGGGCTTGCCGACGCCGTGTTCGGGACGCCCCGCGAGTACACCATCGCGCCCTCGCACGCGTACGACGAGCTTACCGGTGCGACCTATGTCATCTTCGGGCGAGACACCACCGCGGGCGAACGGTTTCCCGACCAACTCGATCGCGACGACCTGGATGGCGACCTGGGCATCCAACTCGTGGGCTCTGGTGAGCTGGCCGGCAGCGGAAGTGCCGTGGCCGTCGTGGGCGACATCAACGGCGATGGCATCGATGACCTGGCCATCGGCGAGCCGGGCCGAGAATCGGGCGATACTGAACGCTCGCGCGGCGCGGTGCTGGTGGTGTTCGGTCGCCCCGGGCTGGCCCCGCTGATCGATCTGATCGACCCGGGCGAGGGCGAGGGATTCCGCCTGAACGGTGCGGCCGTGGGCGACTTGCTCGGCACGCGCGTGGCCGGCGCGGGCGATGTGAACGGTGACGGCTACGACGATCTCATTGCGACCGACATCCACGGGGCTCATGTCCTCTTTGGTCGCGACACGGCGAGCAGCGGCGGCTTCCCCGACGTCATGAATGTGACCGAACTCGACGGCGTACTCGGATTCACGATCCGCGGGAGCGTGGGCATCGACTCCATCGCCGGCCGGGCCGACCTCAACGGCGATGGGCGCGACGACCTGCTGCTGGGGTTGGCCGGTGCGTCGCCCGGTGGGCGCGATGGCGCGGGCGAGGTGGCGGTGGTCTTCGGGCGCGGGGCGCTCTCATGCCGCGTGGACATGGACGGCGACGGGGCCGTGACCATCTTCGACTTCCTGGTGTTCCAGAACCTCTTCCAGGACGGTGATCTGCTGGCCGATTTTGACGGCGATGGTGCGCTCACCATCTTCGACTTCCTCGCGTTCCAGAACGAGTTCGACATCGGCTGCCCGTAG
- a CDS encoding TetR/AcrR family transcriptional regulator translates to MPRLPAAARRAQLLKTAAELFAEHGYARATTSQLAKAAGVTEPIIYRHFGSKRDLFIALVKQTSEETIGFWEEQLDAAQTPAERLSTLVDGNPMVHPRFQSAYRVILQAITEVGDDGIADALREHMETVHSFLAREIESGQEAHKVTGRYSPELIAWLLIDVGLGFGVLTAWGLEGHGTDAKGKHVSDAIKRMLLGKAKAAPSER, encoded by the coding sequence TTGCCCAGGTTGCCAGCGGCCGCCCGTCGCGCCCAACTCCTCAAGACCGCCGCCGAGCTCTTCGCCGAGCACGGGTACGCGCGTGCCACGACGAGCCAGCTCGCCAAGGCCGCCGGCGTCACCGAGCCGATCATCTACCGCCACTTCGGGTCCAAGCGCGACCTGTTCATCGCCCTGGTGAAGCAGACCAGCGAGGAGACCATCGGGTTCTGGGAAGAGCAGCTCGACGCCGCCCAGACCCCCGCCGAGCGGCTCTCGACGCTGGTGGACGGCAACCCGATGGTGCACCCCAGGTTCCAGAGCGCCTACCGCGTGATCCTCCAAGCCATCACCGAGGTGGGCGACGACGGCATCGCCGACGCCCTGCGTGAGCACATGGAGACGGTCCACAGCTTCCTGGCCCGCGAGATCGAGAGCGGCCAGGAGGCCCACAAGGTCACCGGCCGCTACAGCCCGGAACTGATCGCCTGGCTGCTCATCGACGTGGGCCTTGGCTTCGGCGTGCTGACCGCCTGGGGCCTGGAGGGCCACGGCACCGACGCCAAGGGCAAGCACGTCAGCGACGCCATCAAGCGCATGCTGCTGGGCAAGGCCAAGGCCGCCCCTTCCGAGCGCTGA